CCTCGTCCAGGTAGCGGGTGTCCAGCCGCTTCTGGGTGCGGGTGGGGTCCACCTCGATGCAGATGGCGACCCCGCCGGCCAGCTTGACCGCCAGCGGCTGCGCCCCGCCCATGCCACCCAGGCCCGCCGTCACCGTGACGGTGCCCTTCAGCGAACCGCCGAAGTGCTTCTTGGCCGCGCCTGCGAACGTCTCGTAGGTCCCCTGCAAGATGCCCTGCGTGCCGATATAGATCCAGCTCCCCGCCGTCATCTGGCCGTACATCATCAGGCCAGCCTGATCCAGGCGGTCGAATTCTTCCCAGGTGGCCCAGTGCGGCACCAGGTTGGAGTTGGCAATCAGCACGCGGGGGGCGTGCAGGAAGGTGCGGAACACCGCCACCGGCTTGCCGCTCTGGACCAGCAGGGTTTCGTCGTTTTCCAGGCGGTCCAGCGTCTCCACGATGCGGTCGAAGGCTTCCCAGTTGCGGGCGGCCTTGCCGCGTCCGCCGTACACCACCAACGCTTCAGGGTGTTCGGCCACTTCGGGGTCAAGGTTATTCATCAGCATCCGCTTGGCGGCTTCCTGAATCCAGCCTTTGGCCGTCTTGTTGGGGCCGCGTGGGGCACGAATGACACGGGGTTCGGTCTGGGTCACGTTGGGTTCCTCCTTGAGTGAGGTTGAATTGAATGTTGTCCCCATGCTGCCGCGCCCTGGCTCAAGCCGCAACGGGACTTTCCGCCATACCCGGAAATATTCTAAGCTCTTGCCATGTCCCGGCCGCTGCAGACCGTCATGAGCGCCGTGCGCGTTTTGGAAGCATTTGACGCTGACCGGACCGAGTGGCGGCTGAGTGAGCTGGCCGAATTTCTGGACCTGCCGACCAGCACGCTGCACGAAACGCTAGAGACGTTAAGCGTGACTGGCCTGCTCCAGAAAACTGGGCGGGGCCGATATGCATTGGGCTGGCGCTTGCTGAAGCTGTCCAGCGCGTTGTATTCGTCGCTCCCCTGGTATGGCCCTGCCCACGACACCATGAACGCCCTGGCACGCGGGACCCGGCGGCTGGCTTTTTTGGCAGTGCTGGACCAGAGCGGGCCCCAGCCACAAGTGCTGTGCATTGCCCGCAGTGTGCAGGGCCGTGAGGGTGACGAGGTCGAAGGCGAAACACGTTTTCAGCTGCCGGCCCATGCCAGTGCCAGCGGCAAGTTGCTGTTCGCGCTGCATGGCTTACCCTTGCCGAACCACCCGCCGCGCTACACCGCCTACACCTCGCCGTCCCCCTGGGACCAAGAAGCCGCGGCCATCCGCGCTGCTGATCTGGCGGTCACCCAGGACGAGTGGTCACTGGGAACGTCCAGTCTGGCGGTGCCAGTACGCGGTCTGGGTGGTGAGGCCCTGTGTGCCCTGGGCCTGAGTCTGCCCACCGACCAGTTGCGCGGGCGAGAATTGCTGGAGCGGCGACTGCGGCGTGCAACTCACGATCTGGGCTGGGAACTGGGGGGCAGATGAGGCTGATGCATAAAGTCCCCTTTAGTTGCCCAGCGCGGGCCAGACTTGCCCAGCGGCGCATAGTGGAGCCATGAGCCAGCAAGACACCCAGAAAGCCCCGGAAGGCTATGGTCCGCTGATTGAGCGCCGCTACTGGATAGAGTTTCAGCGCCCACAGAAATCGGCGCAGGAAATCATGGCCTACATTCAGCGCCACATTGAAGAATTTAGCCCCAAGGCCCTGGCGAACTTCCAGAAAGAAGAAGGGTCAGAGTACACGCTGCGCCCCGGCGACGAGTTTCACATCACCATTCTCGGTCCCTGGAACGGTGATGTACGTGTGCTGGAAGTGGGCGAGCTCCACTTCAAAATGGAAACCCTCGAAGGCCACCCGGAAGCGGGCGAAATCACCTTCTCGATTGAACCAGCAGAGCATTTTGAGGATGCCCTGCACTTCGAGATTCGTTCGCTGGCCCGCTCGCGTGACGGGGTGGTGGCCGTGACCTACGACCGGCTGGGCGTGGGCAAGAAGGCGCAGGAGATGACCTGGGTCAAGTTCTGTGAGCGCGTCTGTGAGTTCGGTGGCGGCGAGGCGATCGGTGAGGTGCAGGTCCGTACCCTCTACGAAGACGACCTGGACGCCCGCACCAAGGCCGAGGCGCAGGCGCAGTGAGGGCACGTTTCCTCCCCAGGCGCACTCCGCAGGAGCAGCGCGAATGGTTGTATGAACGCCAGAAGTACCGCCTGGACCAGTATGTGGACGTGGGGCCGAACTTTGACCCCACCCGCCTGAGCGAGTACACCAGTGCCACCGGCTGGCATGTGGACGACTACGAACAGGACCTGATGCCCGAAAGCCCTGGTGCGCCCTGGCCGGAAGGCTCCTTTCACGCCGCTCAGCAGGTGTTACGGAACTACAGTTTCCCGCCGCCAGATTTGATTACCGGCATCTTTACGCCCGACACGCCCCTGGAAGAGCGGGTGATGGTGCTGCGGGGCCGATTCCTGCTGTTCACCTTCTGGTTCGGGGTCAAGGTGACGGGCGTGGTGGACGAGCAGCGCCAGCGCCCGGACGGCCTGACTGAGCAGGTCTGGGGCTACTCATACCAGACCCTGGAGGGTCATTACGAACAGGGTCAGATTGATTTCACGGTTCATAAGGTGCTGGAAACCGGCCAGGTCACGTTCCGTATTCACGCCGTGTCACGCACTGGGCACATCTCCAATCTGATTTACCGCATTGGCTTTAGGGTGTTCGGGCGCTACTTGCAGCGGCGCTTCGCGTTTCAGTCCATGCGCCGCCTCAAAGAGCAGGTGGGGGAGATGCTGCGAACAGGTGCCCTGGCTCCGGCTCCCAGCGAGACACCGCCACACCGTCCAGCGGAGGGCGAATTGCCGGATGAGGTGCAGGATCAGCTAACGGAACAAGGCCACGGGGAGAAAGGGGGCTGAATGAAAGAGGCAGCCGACCCCAATCCGCCGCTGGTCACCGGGCGGCTGCGCCTGGAGCCTCAGCGGGCGGAACACACGCCCCTGATGATGCGGGTGCTGGCCGACCCCCGGACGCACACCTACTTGCCCAGCGACCCTCCTGAAGATGAAGCGGCGCTGCGTGAGCGCTACGCCCGGCTGGAATCGCGCCGCTCACCGGACGGCAGCGAACTGTGGCTGAACTGGGTGGTGTTTCAGAGCACCCAGGCCATCGGCACAGTGCAGGCCACGGTCCAGCCAGAGCGCGCCCAAGCAGAGGTGGCCTACGTGTTTCACCCGGGCAACTGGGGCCAGGGCTACGCGGCGGAAGCGGTGCAGGCCCTGCTAGATTTCCTATGTACGGAGCTGGAAGTTAAGCAGTTCCGGGCCACCACCGACACCCGCAACCTTGCTTCTCAGCGCTTGCTGGAGCGCCTGGGCTTCACGCAGGTTTCGGAGATCCGGGGCGCGGACAAATTTAAAGGGACAGTTAGCGATGAGTACATTTACGAGCGGGGATGCGGCGAATGATTCCTCAGCGGTACAGCAAAGCCCAGGCCCCGACGCCAGCGCAGGCCGCCGCTACGGGCCGCAGACCGCGCTGACCACCCACGATCAGGCTCAGGCCGACCGCGCCCAGGGCCAGCATCCGGCTGGATTTCACCCGCTGACGCGAGATGGGCTGCTCTTCGATATCGTTCAGCGTCTCTATCTCATTGACCCGCAGGCTGGCTGGGGCAGTGCTCAGCGCCGCCAGGGCCAGCAATCCACTCAGGGGGGTGGTCCCCTCCTGTGGCTTGAGCAGGGTGGGCATCACCACGGCGGCCAGGGCGGCTACGCCAGTCCAGGGGGAACCCGGTCCCAGTCCGTCTTCACGGGTATGGGAAACCAGCAGCGCCGTGCCAGGGAGCAGCGCGGCGGCTTGTTGGCCCACAGCACTCAGGCCCAGCGCTCCGGCGGCCAGGGCAGTTTGTTCGGGCTGGGTCGGGGCCACGCCCACGGTGGCGCTCAGCAGACGCAGGCTCCCCACCGCAGCAAAAGCGGCCGCCAGCTCTTCCAGCGCTGCCAGGTCGGATTCGCTGCCGCCAGCTGCCAGTCCAGTCAGCAATTCGGCAGCCAGGGCCAATGCAGCGCTCTCGGCGTGGTCAGGGTCCAGTTCGCGGGCGCCAGCCCAGGCGGCAAAAGCTCCGGCCCCGCAGCGTACTGCGTCGGCCCAACTCTGCCCAGTCAGGCGGGCCAGGACCAACCCGGCCACCGCGCCGCCAGCCGCCAGCTGATTCGACGGATAGCTCAAGTCAAGGTTGCGGGCCAGGGCCAAGGTGGGTGTATCCATGTGCTGAATCTATCGCTGCCCTGTGGTCCGGCCAGCCGTAATTCAGCATCACCGCAACGCTAGATGAGAAAGGCGGCGCATCACTGCTTACTCAGGCTGGAGCCGCAGCACCTGAGTCTGGCCCCAGTCCGCAGGGTCCATGCTCATGGGGAGGTACTCACCCGCCGCCCACCCAGCCTGCTGGTCGCGGGCGTAACGGGACAGCGGATTCCCACTCTGGCCCAACGTACCGGTAAAGAGGCTGGCGTCAGGGTCGGCCAGGTCAATCAGCTGGCGGTAGCTGGCAGCAGCAGTGAAGTTCAGCGTGCCGTCTTCACGGCTGGGGCGGGCCACGTTCACAGTGTCACTGCCGCCGGGAGCGGCCACCGACGTATTGAAGATGGGGGCCAGGCGCTCCACCTCACCGAAAGCCCCATGGGCACTGAGGGCCTGATGGATTCGCCCATAAAAGGGCGCCTGCTCGGCCTGCTCTGCGGCGTATTCCAGGGTCTGAGCCAGCACTTCGTCGCAGCCCCCTTCCCCACCGACCGCGCACAGTGGGCCGTCGGTTCGGAGTGCCTCAGCGACGGCGCGGGTGCTCAGCGTTTGCCCCCATTCGTCCTGCCCCATATCTTTCAGCCCACGCAGCCACCACTCGAAGAGGGTTGCGGCCTGCGAATCGGTCGCCAGCACGCCGTCCCACGCGGCCAGCCTATCCAGCGCCGCCTCGGCGCGGTCACTTAGGCGGCTGCGGAGGGCCCCCAGCAGATCAGCGCGCAGGTCCTGCCAGGGACCACTGAAGGTGTCGTTCTGCACTTGGGCCATGTCGG
This sequence is a window from Deinococcus radiophilus. Protein-coding genes within it:
- a CDS encoding IclR family transcriptional regulator, yielding MSRPLQTVMSAVRVLEAFDADRTEWRLSELAEFLDLPTSTLHETLETLSVTGLLQKTGRGRYALGWRLLKLSSALYSSLPWYGPAHDTMNALARGTRRLAFLAVLDQSGPQPQVLCIARSVQGREGDEVEGETRFQLPAHASASGKLLFALHGLPLPNHPPRYTAYTSPSPWDQEAAAIRAADLAVTQDEWSLGTSSLAVPVRGLGGEALCALGLSLPTDQLRGRELLERRLRRATHDLGWELGGR
- a CDS encoding DUF1990 family protein, which gives rise to MSQQDTQKAPEGYGPLIERRYWIEFQRPQKSAQEIMAYIQRHIEEFSPKALANFQKEEGSEYTLRPGDEFHITILGPWNGDVRVLEVGELHFKMETLEGHPEAGEITFSIEPAEHFEDALHFEIRSLARSRDGVVAVTYDRLGVGKKAQEMTWVKFCERVCEFGGGEAIGEVQVRTLYEDDLDARTKAEAQAQ
- a CDS encoding DUF1990 domain-containing protein; translation: MRARFLPRRTPQEQREWLYERQKYRLDQYVDVGPNFDPTRLSEYTSATGWHVDDYEQDLMPESPGAPWPEGSFHAAQQVLRNYSFPPPDLITGIFTPDTPLEERVMVLRGRFLLFTFWFGVKVTGVVDEQRQRPDGLTEQVWGYSYQTLEGHYEQGQIDFTVHKVLETGQVTFRIHAVSRTGHISNLIYRIGFRVFGRYLQRRFAFQSMRRLKEQVGEMLRTGALAPAPSETPPHRPAEGELPDEVQDQLTEQGHGEKGG
- a CDS encoding GNAT family N-acetyltransferase — its product is MKEAADPNPPLVTGRLRLEPQRAEHTPLMMRVLADPRTHTYLPSDPPEDEAALRERYARLESRRSPDGSELWLNWVVFQSTQAIGTVQATVQPERAQAEVAYVFHPGNWGQGYAAEAVQALLDFLCTELEVKQFRATTDTRNLASQRLLERLGFTQVSEIRGADKFKGTVSDEYIYERGCGE